A stretch of Hoplias malabaricus isolate fHopMal1 chromosome 10, fHopMal1.hap1, whole genome shotgun sequence DNA encodes these proteins:
- the f3a gene encoding coagulation factor IIIa, translating to MRTKFSTLLCVWAFLISNDFVSGSFPKATDVTWLSLNFKTILQWGPKPVNYLYTVEYAKKGENRERSPLCIQTNETECDLTTELKDLKGRYSADVLSQPIQKVSSDGAEFPHTTSDWFVPYNDTLIGKPEFEIKVSEDKRKITLYITDVPTALLHGQNKRMTIRDIFKDDLKYKVFYRKASSSGKKEKVSALSEIELTDLDRGESYCFNVQAYLPFRKTDKQLGELSLVKCSPKNSTIFEEYSLVVIICTVLCIIVIISVLITLIVLCCKHGQNAKRKGPEGVSLKSV from the exons ATGCGGACTAAATTCTCCACTCTTCTGTGTGTATGGGCTTTTCTGATAAGCAACGACTTCGTTTCAG GCAGTTTTCCTAAAGCCACAGACGTCACCTGGCTTTCTCTGAACTTCAAGACGATATTACAATGGGGCCCTAAACCAGTGAATTacttgtacactgtagagtacGCCAA AAAAGGCGAGAACCGGGAAAGGAGTCCCCTCTGTATTCAGACCAATGAAACTGAATGTGATCTTACTACTGAACTCAAAGACCTGAAAGGTCGCTACTCTGCAGATGTGCTGTCACAACCTATACAGAAAGTGAGCTCGGACGGTGCAGAGTTTCCACACACAACATCAGACTGGTTCGTTCCATATAATGACA CTCTAATAGGCAAACCTGAATTCGAAATTAAAGTCAGTGAGGATAAGCGGAAAATAACCCTCTACATAACAGATGTCCCAACTGCTCTACTTCATGGGCAGAATAAAAGGATGACAATTCGAGATATCTTTAAAGATGATCTGAAATATAAAGTCTTTTACAGGAAAGCATCAAGCTCTGGAAAG AAAGAGAAGGTCAGTGCGCTCAGTGAGATTGAGCTGACGGATCTGGACAGGGGTGAGAGTTATTGCTTCAACGTCCAGGCTTACCTTCCTTTTCGTAAAACTGACAAACAGCTGGGCGAGCTCAGTCTTGTGAAATGCTCTCCAAAGAACAGCACTATCTTTGAAG AGTACAGCCTGGTGGTGATTATTTGCACTGTCCTGTGCATCATTGTGATAATATCAGTGCTGATCACTCTGATCGTACTGTGCTGCAAACATGGACAGAATGCAAAGCGCAAAGGACCAGAGGGAGTTTCTTTAAAATCTGTATGA